In one Dunckerocampus dactyliophorus isolate RoL2022-P2 chromosome 9, RoL_Ddac_1.1, whole genome shotgun sequence genomic region, the following are encoded:
- the LOC129187460 gene encoding cytochrome c oxidase assembly factor 5, giving the protein MPKYYEDKEEDNTACAGVKEDFKACLLQHDCVIKEGKMPSECLREGHCKALQTLFFECKRSMLDTRSRFRGRKGY; this is encoded by the exons ATGCCGAAATATTACGAAGATAAAGAAGAAGACAACACAGCCTGTGCCGGTGTCAAGGAGGACTTTAAGGCATGTCTCCTTCAACATGACTGCGTCATTAAG gaGGGGAAGATGCCAAGTGAATGTCTGAGAGAAGGCCACTGCAAAGCCCTACAGACGTTGTTCTTTGAGTGCAAGAGATCCATG CTTGACACGAGGTCAAGATTCAGGGGAAGAAAGGGATATTAA
- the si:dkey-4e7.3 gene encoding inosine-uridine preferring nucleoside hydrolase, which produces MRKKLLVDADCGVDDAQGIMLVLAAPNVDLLGVTCVHGNTTLENVCRNTLRVLQACNRLDIPVFKGAAKPLLGNTMNAGDFHGQDGLGDAPDPNAPSLDLVQQEDAVSAMIRIVKENPGEVSLVATAPLTNLALAVRMDPSLPSKLRGLYIMGGNTESRGNTTVCGEFNFAADPEAAYIVLSDYQCPTYLACWEFTCYSKLSWEFCDAWLAQDTHKARFMTRIFRHSIEASHSERFQKEFVAGTGFISCDSYAMAAAVDDSFVTESDHYAVSVELAGTHTRGMMVVDTTGLLKKTHKAFIIKKVDMEKFEEMMMAALK; this is translated from the exons ATGAGGAAGAAGCTGCTGGTGGATGCAGATTGTGGCGTGGATGACGCCCAGGGCATCATGTTGGTCCTGGCAGCCCCAAACGTGGACCTGCTGGGGGTGACCTGCGTGCATGGAAACACCACTCTGGAGAACGTGTGCAGGAACACGCTGCGTGTCCTGCAAGCCTGCAATAGACTCGAC ATTCCGGTGTTTAAAGGTGCTGCTAAGCCCCTCCTCGGCAACACGATGAACGCGGGAGACTTTCACGGCCAGGACGGGCTGGGAGACGCCCCCGACCCAAACGCTCCAAGTCTGGACCTGGTGCAGCAGGAAGATGCCGTGTCGGCTATGATCAGAATAGTCAAAGAGAACCCAGGAGAG GTATCTCTGGTTGCCACGGCGCCCCTCACCAACCTGGCTTTGGCTGTGAGGATGGATCCGTCTCTGCCGAGCAAGCTGCGAGGGCTCTACATCATGGGGGGCAACACGGAAT CTCGAGGAAACACCACCGTGTGCGGCGAGTTCAACTTTGCAGCGGATCCAGAGGCAGCGTACATTGTGCTGAGTGACTACCAGTGCCCGACCTACTTGGCATGCTGGGAGTTTACTTGCTACAGCAAACTCTCCTGG GAGTTCTGCGACGCCTGGTTGGCACAGGACACGCACAAAGCTCGCTTCATGACGCGCATCTTCCGCCACAGCATCGAGGCGTCACACAGCGAGCGCTTCCAGAAGGAGTTTGTGGCCGGCACCGGCTTCATCTCCTGCGACTCGTACGCCATGGCGGCAGCCGTGGACGACTCGTTCGTCACCGAGAGCGACCATTACGCGGTTAGCGTGGAGCTAGCGGGCACGCACACAAGAGGCATGATGGTGGTGGATACGACAGGCTTGCTAAAGAAGACTCACAAGGCCTTCATCATAAAGAAGGTGGATATGGAGAAGTTTGAGGAGATGATGATGGCGGCGTTGAAATAG